Genomic DNA from Chanos chanos chromosome 6, fChaCha1.1, whole genome shotgun sequence:
TCTCCCTGTAACCTGTAAAAGTAACCCATTTAAATTTCATGCTCTCATGACATGAAATTGTGAAATGGACTTTATCTTCACGaggtttgttttctgtgcctTGACGAGAAGTCGGTTTCGTTTCAGCATCACCATTGTGGTTTATGACATATTACACCATAGTTACAGTTTCACTCTAAACTAACCTGACATGAACAGTTTTACTCTGTAATCTGTCCCATGACTCTCAGATTACGACATTTCTGTTTTAGAGCTTTGCACAGcgttttggtttattttatttgcttcAGCGGACGACGCATGTTTATTAAAATACCCTTAGAGGAAAGCCAATTTGCATGCGTTCTTTCATCCACTTCATTACGGTTGACCTAGCCAGCGAGCGAGTCATGAACACGTGCCGCAGCAAAGCTCTCAAGTTGCAATGgtcaggagagaaggagggtcTATTTAGGAAAACAAACGACCGTGGTCAGTCAAATATCTAACTGTGTCACTGCTTTTCATAAAAACACTGGCTTGCGTACTGTTTCGGACGGCATAGCTACACATTTTGTAGGCTGGTGAGTGTGAGCGTGACGTCGGAAGACATTCGTGTCGCTGCTTGTTTCTCTTTCTACAGCTTGATTCTGCTTGGTACATGTACTTTGAGTAACTCAGGGTAGCTGGCTATAGAATGATGCCGATAAATAATTTCGAAATATACCTTCTCACATCGATATAAACACTCGACAGGTAGAGGACAGCCGTTAAGGACTAAAGGACTGGTAAGGACTCGCTGTGACAGAGGAAATGTCATGCTAGTAATAGTCGTGACAGCTTTCGATTGCCGTTATTTTCCTTAGGTTGGTTCCATTTTAGCAATGGACGGCGAGATAACTGTTGAACCGAGGCAGAACATCAAGAAAGCGGACTGTTTTGAAAAGACGTTTTCAGCATTAACTGTCGACGATGTGTATGAAATAGCTAAATTGATCGGTTCCGAAGTGGAAAAACTTATCGACGGCTATGGCAAAGGGAGCGTGGAGGGTCTGGTGCCCAAAATTGTTAAAGTTTTGGAACTGTTGGAGAGTTTCGCTGCAAGGAACCATGCACACATGTCCAGAGAAGAAGAACTGTTAAAAGCATTTGAGACACTACAGgtacaacaacagaaaaaacgaGGGTTAAAAGACAGCGgagacaacagcaacaacactgAGTTACGGGTAAGCAGTTACTCCTCTAATCGGATTTCATTCTATATGGAACGTTCACCttgatatttacattttgaattGCTACGTTAGCAACATTTGGCGCACTAATGGTCTGATTTAATCTCGTACGCTTCCCCTGGTTGTATTGCTGTCTAGCAGGCTGAACTAGGCCAGTAGTCTGGGTTAGAAATGTTTTCGATTTAATTATCATTGCAACGCCCTTAGCAGTAAAACCAGATTTCAGCAGTGGGACAGATGGAACTAAACTCACATAAAAGGGGTggatttttttctgctgctttcGGTCATGCACTCAATCTGATTGTGGCTACCACATCCTATTAAAACAACGACGGTTGATTATGCAACACTTGACGATAATATTCCAGCGGTTTTGAGAAAGTACCGTCTGTTCTCTCGGGAAAGGTTTCTGTAGTGCGTATTTGACATTTGTCTGGATTTTTGTTTCGCTTGACCCACTGCTACAAGGCACCGTTTACTTGCCTTGTTCAGATAGCTGAAGTGATTACTACGGTACACAGTGACTGGTGAAGTTTCACTTGACGATTTTGAGTCACTAAGGAAATGCAAGTCAGGGCCAGTTCCTTTCTTTGCAAAGAACCATGGGGGAGCTCTGGTGCTAGAACGCGACGTTCCACCTAACTACAGTTAGACATTCTGGATCAACTGTCATTTACCCGCGTTATCGTCACCAAGTTAACACAgctccccctctctttcagtgCCATCTATTAATATGTAAAAGACAGAATGTTACTCCCGTAAAGTTGTTAGAAAGGGAAAGCACAGCTGAAAATGCCTGCAGCATGCAATTAGGCTTCACCATTATTTTTAGCATCGAAGGTTTCAAATGTCAAATCCATTGCAAAGCATCAGGATGTGAGAATGCATtactttttcatcatcattatctgGTTTTACTTTCTTAATAAAGACCCAGTCTGCGTAACGTTCAATGGCTGATAATCTCCCGTAACAGACTCTCAGAcaagtacagtgtgtgtttgtctggacACAAAACAGTGGTCCCGCTGTTTCTTTCACGCAGGACTTGCAGCAGAAGGAGCAGAAGTGGAGGAATAAGTTAGAAGAAGTCCAGACCCAGATGCTTAAATTGCAGGAGGAGAACCAGGCTCTCCAGAGCCAACTCCAGTGCAGCCACTCCAAAGAAGGTGTCgcatttaatttgtttaacGTGATGACAACATCAGATGTGCACCGCgatttcacactctctcactcttcatcGCACTGCTTTGAACCCAGGGTCAGACCAGTACACACTTTACAGTTCAGAGCAGAGCAAGAACATTTTGGTCACACGGAGGATCCTAATACTGTTTATGATAATTATATGGGTGTCAACCCAAATGGTTTATCTGTAGGAGATaacttctttattttatttatttttttatgagttGCAGTTCAATGCACATAAGTTTATAGTACCAGAAAACTGACTGATCCAGTTTGATTTGctacatgaaaaacaaatgctaGAGCTGTCTAACCACTTTTAAAAATACCCATAGGGATTAAGACCTGCTGTATGCAGGTTTTTCCAGCTTTGTGTAGGTGAGGTTTACTGAGAAGATTAGACATATGAATGTCAGATCTCAGCACACTGCacgttgttgtttattgtttattttgatatgAAATGTGATAAACTGCCTGTAAGTGGTCGCTGATACTGAACTAGCATTTTATTTGTTCTATATGTGGGTTGCAGTGCGTGGTCAGGTCTATACAACTGTCTAAGGCATCTCAGAGACTgatgtttattttctcattcactttctcctGGTGTAGAAACTCAACACTTTCGCCTATGTCACCGTCATTCCGttgttttagaaatgttttgaaagtgttttgaaaAGTCGTCTGAATTGGAGCTATGCGCGGCGTAGTCACAGAGTTCAGGTCTACAGGTTTCGCCATTATGATGATCTGTGTTGAGGTTTTGTACAGTTAACTTCCAGGAATTTCATCTCagtgtatctttttttctcagtaccCCAAAATCAAGTGAATCGTGTGATTGTCTAACACAAGAGTATCCATACGTCAGAGAGGAAATTCAATTTGTGGTGCTTTTGGAAATGGTCCTGTGACTCGTATGCAGTTTTCCATAGGATAATCCAGCATAATTCAATAATATTAATTTAACCATAGGATTCCATGTAAGACTTTCTCAGTTCTGTACAGGAGCAGATCAGATATTCCTATCATAAACACTGATATGATTACCtatgattgtttgtttttatgggtCTAACCTGACCCACATATACTTGGATACATAGTTACATTAGTCTGGGTCGTTTTCACATGTGCCCGACCTTAATCTTCGAGACATATTTCTTGGCCGTAAAGAATGTGGTTAACTAGGTATTGCAGATGGAGAGGTGTGTTTAACTGGGCCAAATGTAATCACTTATTTCAGTAAGGTTAATCCAAGACTTAAAAGCAACTGTAGGGAATGTTGATCTGCCCACGTGTTGAAACTCTTTAGGTCGTCTGACAAGCCGTGGCCTGATGTTTTGGTTTAAGTGGAAAGTTGAAATGCAGTATCAATGTTATTTGGCAAGCTTTAGACCAGTGTTGTTCCCTGTTAAAACCGTTTGAGTAGTGAAAGTTATGTGAGAAGCTTCAGTATGAGTTAAAGCATGTCTTTGGCTGGACAAAAATGCTGAAAGGCAAGTTTTTGTTTCTgctaaaactcaaactcaaacttgGCCTCaatgaaatttcaaaatgaacaagCAAGAACACAAATTAAAACCATCAGTGTTCTTGTAAGAATGACCTTTTAGTTGTCTTAATTAGCATTCTGAAAGGTTGGCAGTAAAATCAAACACATGAGGATACTCTTTGGGTTTACCAAACTATTAAAACTAGTGATTTCTTACCCCCGCCCCTTCCTCTCATGCATTGGTTTCTACCAAGTACATATCACTATGTATGTATCAGGCCAGATGTAGCAGTCTCCACCCTACACAACTaatttcagccaatcagaatctgTAGGAGATATTATGATTTGTTTATTAACATTTGCTTTTGATGACACCATCTAATTGCATTCACTGTTAGTTATTGCCTCAGTTGACAATGTGAACACTGCACTCACAGTAAAGCTGATTTATTGTGTAATGATGGGCTGCCTTTCACTTGAACCCCTTCTCCACCCCTCCTATCCCAGACCACACACATcgacaggagagagaggtgatgctCAAACTGAAGGAGGTGGTGGACAAACAACGGGATGAACTTCGAGCAAAAGTGCAAGAGATTTCCAGCATGTCGAAAGAAGTGGAGGCGGTAAGGATCTCTACACACTGGCCTGCTCACActgttacttacacacacacacacacacgcacacacaaaataccaaCTCCCACTGCTGGACTGCACATGATAAGCCATGTCAATGCTTGAGATAGCAAAGGCGACAAAGACGGTTATAGAGACTGGACTGCATTCACAGGCTCAAGGTCGCTAAGCACCTGCAGTGCCAGGAATATGTTATTCTGTAAACAGTAGCTGAGTGGATATGCTTCAGAGAACGGACAAAAACTGGGTTTTGAACCTTTCTGTTGGCTGGCTTTGTGTCAGGAGCtgaaagaccaaaaaaacaaaacacgccTTACAGAGAACATGCCTGAGCGAAAATCGTGTTTTCTCTTGTCAACATAAAACCCTCGCTCTTTGTTGGAGAGCATAGCATTTTTGGTATACGTTGGAACAGGACAAAGTCAACAGACTTTGACACACTGACAACGTTTGATGTTATATCTGTATGTTCTTAACataaaaaggaaatgtttaCTGCTCAAGCCAACAGTGAAGTAACCAAAATTTACAAGCAGCAGCTGCTGGTGTTTACCATATGCATATAGTACATGGTAAGGAGCCAAAGCTATGTCAAACCCAAGAATGTACTAGAAGCTTGAAGTAAAGTGGCCTATGATCCTCTTTAGAATTTAAATGAGGCAAAATGCTTAAGTGCTATCAAACATCTGCCTCATATCTTTTATTACTGACCGTTGGAAATCATTTAActatttaaatatgaatatgtgaCATAGAGAAGTTCTTATTGTTTGGAAATGAGTATTGTTTACTGAAGTTTGTTGAAGTTCTGTTGTTTGCTTTGCTACATGTAAAAGACTAATCACGTATTcttgtatggatgtgtgtgtgtgtgtgtgtgtgtattacatacTGCAGCTGCAGGAGCAGTTGGATCGTTTTATGAAGATGAATGGGGAGCTGAGGCATAAACACAGTGTAGCACAGGCTCAGGTAAAGAGTGCAGTGGAGCGCAGGGCTGACCTCGAGGCGGatctgtgtgagaaacagaaggagattGACAGGCTCACTGCCCAACTGGAGAAAGCAAATGTGGCCAGTGAGGTAgctagcctctctctctctctttctctctctctgtctgtctgtctctcatgcaTTTCAcactctcccttctctctctcttcatttttcagtctgtctgtctttctctctctctctctctctctctctctttctccttctatctctttgtgtgtgtgtgtgtgtgtgtgtgtgtgcatatcctATAGTATCTCTCAACCAGAAAGCCATAGTGTTCCAGTATTTACTAATAaccctgtcttctctctccatatTTGAGTTTAGAGGTTGTTTACCAGTAAAAACTTACCAGTTTTTTAATGGGTGTAATTCTAATGGGATGTTCCCTCTTGTGTCGGGTCAAAAAGTTCAGGAACTTGTGTTGGAATCGAAACCTtgtactgtaaatatttgtctttaaatatttgtatCTGTGCCGTTCGGTCACCATGGCAGGACAGTCGAAAGTAgtgggaaaaaatgtaaaaatgctaaaagagaggaagaaatctctgttctgtttattaAACCCAGCAGCTTAAAATAGCATAAAAAAATGGTGTCATCCTTAGAGATTTTAAATAACTTTCCATACTCTTCGTTGCTCCCACTGCTTGTCATTTGATTTGACCTTTTAATCCCATGTCTAGGACACTTTTAATGTCagtttattttgctttaatCAATAATGCAAAGTCCCCCAACTATAAACCAGCTGTGAATCATAGCACTGAATCACATGATGGGGAATTTCCTCACCTACgtgattttacacacataatactTATCATGCCTTTTATAACactctctgttgttcttttatttccctTGATGGCACTCAGTTCAGTCTTGTGACCCGGAGGTTTCACTCTGTCCCGTATGTTGTCCTCCCACAGACGAGCTCATGTAAACCAGGCATTGACCTGACCAATAAGATGGTCATCGACTTGAACGATCCCAACCGTCCGTGTttcaccaaacaggaagtgagggaTATGCTGTTTGAGAGAAACGAGTTGAAGGCAAACCTCTTTCTGGTCCAGGAGGAGCTGGCCTATTACCAGAGGTGACACATATCAGTCAGATTTAAGCATGTTCTCACATATGTATTTGAAATATAGACGTCTAATTTTGGGTGTTGACCTACTGAAATCCTTTACTTTATATCATACTgaatagcagtgtgtgtgtgtgtgtgtgtgtgtgtgtgtgtgcgcgcatgtggtTAATTTTTCCAGGGAGATCCTGAATGACGAGCGATGCCCAGGCTTTTTACTGGAAGCAGTGCGTTCGGCcataaagaaacagaggacTGTTATTAAGGCCAAAATGCTCGGCATCCCTGAAGACGAGTGCAGCAGGTTGGTCCAAAAATAGATCTAAATAACATGCTTGATTTTTGACTGTTAGACTGACAGACATAGACAAGGTGAATGTATATGTCGGTAACtctctgttggtgtgtgtatgtgtgtgtgtgtgtgtgtgtgtatcctgcagTGATGAGGAGAAGGGACCCCTGTTTGAAAGAGGGAAGGCAGACAACAATACAAGCTCAACAGACTGCATGGACAGCAAACCTCCAGAGTCACGCATCCAAACTCTGTAAGTGCTCCTGCTCACTGAACACATAATGTCTTATAATGTCTTATCTCAGGTAAGGAGTGACTTATAACATCCTTAATTACATACACAATCCTCCTCAGCAGTGATGCATTTGtaccaaagaaatatttaccAAAATTGGGTGGCATTTTAATAACAGATGAAAGTGCAGGCAAAAAATACTCAGGAACTTATTAAATAAGATGACACATAGAGATTTGCCGGCATTAAATTGGCAACTTATGTGAGCTGTCAATGTTTGCATGAGTACTTGAATCAGTTGTCATGAGTGAGAAGAGCAAAATGCATGATGGAGTGCACAAAGAGGGGAGAAGGTGCACATAGATAGATCTGTGCATTCACTGTTTGACTCTAAAGCAGAATCACATTCAAGTAAACCAGTTCAGAGTGACAgtatctctctgtccttctgttgTTTTGGTGTAGTCATCAAGTGCTTtgtggcaataaaaaaaataataatcaaacATCATTCAAGCAATCGCTTCAGATACATTCTCCAGTCACTTTTTAGACCTACAAGAGAAATTATTGGAAAACCCATGTAAGGTTAGAGTagtatcattattgttgttgttgctgagaTAGAACAAACTGTTGACTTGAGGATGGAGTTTCACGTCCAACTGAGCTGGATTCACACAGGGGCTCCTGATTTGCTGTCACTTGTCTCAGTCTGAGTCGAGTCATTTTAAAGGCATGTCTGttattgaaatgtgttttatgtggagATGGTTTGCACCTGATTATTATTGATTTATACGCTGAGACTGGAAGATTATTCACAAACAGGCAACAGCTTGTGGACTTCATTTTTTCTGCACAATCAAATCAGCTTCCATTATTGGCTTTCTTTGCAAATTATAGCATAGCGATTGCCCTGTGGGTTACATGAGATGGACAAACTCAGCTAATGAAGAACCTGCAGTAGATTTAAGTGAGGTAAAGTACTTTTGGAGAAAGGTCGCTCTgagtgtaaataaacagaagtgtagaatgagagagagattattcttaatgtaaataaacagaaatgtagaatgagagagagattattctgaatgtaaataaatagaatgagagagagattattctggatgtaaataaatagaatgagagagagattattctGGATGTAAATAAATAGAAGAGTAGAATGAGGGAGAGATTATTCTGAATGTAAATAAGCAGAAGTGTAGCATGAGTGAGAGATTATTctgaatgtaaataaatagaatgagagagagattattctggatgtaaataaacagaatgagagagagattattctggatgtaaataaatagaagtttagaatgagagagagattattctgaatgtaaataaacagaagtgtagcatgagagagagattattctgaatgtaaaaaaaGTAAGGATAGGTTCTAGTGTTATAGCTTTGATGTATCTGTATGATAACATGATATCTGTATGACATCTGCACCATACAGTTTGCTTCCACTTGTTAAGTTCTCTACATCATTATGTGGTACCCACAGCTGCACAATGACACTTTCTTCCATGTCTCATGTCAGCTTAGCCTTGCATGCATTGTCGTTACTCATTTTTTGacttgctttggataaaagcttCTGCCAAAcgaataaatgtaaacagaaatgtaaataaCTAGGGGTGTGGTACAAGACAGAGATTATCCCAACTGGAAATAAATACAGGTAAATATAAGTTAAAATAAGTTAAGAATGAGAGAATTGTACCTGTTGGCTGCAGGCCAAACCTGGGTGAAATAACATGCACAATTAGTAACATTCTCTGTCATTAAACATGTATTATaacatatataaaatgtaattacTTTTGGCAGATGATGGCCACAGTGTGCATGTAAATCCTTACAGAGATTCTTGCAGGAATGCTCTTTTAAGACTTGGCACTGTTTCATAAGAGAGACCGCATTCATAAAGACTGCTCTGGCATTGACACTCGACAATCCTGTTTTAATCTTCTCACTTGGTGCTGTTCTTGTGCTTTATTGTGTTTGGCACACGAAGAATAGCATTTGAAAGTCTGTTTGTGAGAGTCAGATATGCAATGGCGTTGTTGTGGATTTATGAGCCCGTCTGAGAAGTAATTAGCATCTTTGAAGCTTTGTCTTCCAGTGGGTAATCCCAgtgtaaaacagacagcactTTAGCCAGGTGTGCCAATCTGGACCAGATCCATTTCTGTACTGATAGACTGgattatggggtttttttaggTTATTGTGCGTAAGACAGTGGATCAGGACCCAGAGTTGTCgttgtgaagagagaaaagagagtttgGCTCCTTTGTACTGAGCCATTAGGGCTTTTGGAactattgttttgtctgctgACACCTACTGGGAAATGGACAATACTGTCAGTTGTCTATTGACACCTCTCTGGGAAAAAATCTTGTAgacatgtatatttttttctaaatgtacGTCctatgttttttaaattttttttttagttaggTTGTTTTGACTTGCTGCTCGAACTGTATGCTAAACCATAATTAATGTGCTCTCTGGGCGATTATCTTTAAGAGTGACTCTCTGTTGTGTTTCCCTTTGCTAAGGTACACAGTGCTCAAGttcacattgttttgttttgttttttttagctgatTTTGAACTCTTGTTtgggaaaagaggaaaaccTCTCCACAGTTGTCCTGACCCTTTATCTGTTTTGTCCCTATGGTTTTGTTCCCTCAGATTTGGTTTCCTGACCAGGTCAGGCTCTGGCCGAAGCCCCAGCCACCAGAACGCTGGCTGGGAAATCCTCAACACCGATGAGATGGAGcctgaggcagagacagaacccCGTCAATCACCCCAACACCGCCTCTCTCATGACCAAGACAAATGAGAGCCCTGAGAAATCAGAGATCTAACTGCACAGACACTCAACAGTAGTTGAAGTTTTAATGGGACTTTCATACTGTAGTGTATGGATGTACACAATTAACAGACCTTGTTAGTATACATGTCACTGAATTGTTCAATTAAAATCAGTGACTGGAGAATCTCTTTAAAATAATGAGTAGATTTGCAGCTCTCAAATGCTTATTTCATACCTCGTTTTGTATTCAAGATGAGTAACTACTATACAGTAACCATGGATACCCACATGTCCTTATCCTACAGTGAAAAAATAGAAGTTATTTTTATAGATGTGATTTTTATTATATGATTTTTAACCAAAGATCCAAACATGTATTAATACCAAAAATCATATAATATAACGGCACAAACTGTTGTCACGAGGGTGCAGTATAATGTCTTATTAGTGTTCTGTAGTTCAGATTAAGCTGATGTTAATGATGAACCCTTTATGCAGCAATTGATGTGATTCTAACCTTATCCCTATggaatttgttttctgtgggCTCCTTCTGATAGCTGCCATTCCGTGTCTTTTGCATGGACGTATTTttatgtgctgtttttgtgtcttccCATCATTTTACTAACATCGTATGACATCGTGCCATATTTTGCATTACTCCCAATCCAGGCAGACAGACATGTCCTCAGACTGTCTTTACAACCATGTTGTAACACTACActgttttagtttaaaaaaaaaaagcctgtcaaAGTAAGCAAAATAGGGACATGCTGTACAACAGGAAATTATAGAGATACATAATACAGCACATAATAATGTATAAACTACCCAACAGCAAACAGTAAAATAGTAATATATTggatattagagagagagagtgtcctgGTGAAAGTATTGAGTTGTTCGTAACTGTATGAAATAATGAGACATATTCATCTCTCTGCACTGGTCACAGAAAACGTTCTTCAAATACTGACGCAGTGGACAAGTTGTGgacaaatgtaaatgtcaatatttgacaaAATTGcaattccacttttttttcattagagGTCGCCATTCCCCTTTTTTCAATTCCCGTTTAAGGTGATCTCCCGGATGCCATTTTGTACAAATCCGTATTGAATAATGACATGAGGAGGAACTTACTAATGGTTAAACTTACtgtgtgggggagggagagTAAGTTCGCTGTATTTTTGGAACTTCCCACAGTCACGTCTACCACGTGAAAACCTGCCGTCTGTTTTGTGAGACCAGGTTGGTCCGCATATGGATCATGACGAGGGCATTAACATCATGCCGGGGGCTGGACTATAATGAGCCTAAGGTGGTCCTCTCTCTTGGAGAGGAAGTTAGTGTTTCCCACAGGGGAAATGATAAATCAGATGTGTGTGCTTAAAAACCTCTGTGTGgaagtttaaaaaagagaagaaaaaaggaaaatccatAGTAACATATGACACTTCCACCGACCAGTGGTGAACGGGTACTATTTCTCCCATTAAACCCTCTTAAATAAGCTCTCTGATTAACTTAAGAGAGCAGATGACAATTTTAACCATCCCTCTGTTGGCATTTGTATCGATATatactttatttttataagcatgtgtattttttaatgaagaagCCATGGAGctataaaactaaataaatatttagagTGTAATTTGTCTTGGTCCCTGAGTCTCTGTTAACTGTGCTCTTCAGTGTCGTGATGGCACTTTTGGGATGTGCAGTGCTGGTTGTGTTGTGAGGACGGAATTATCTGGCTttcactccgtctctctcttcctctcatagacacacacacacagacgcaaatgtgcatgtttgtaatgtcatacacacacatgcacacaaacacacacattttttgcaaacacacccacacacacacacacgcacgcacatacatctCTCCTCCAAGCTGTGCTGTAGGGTTGTGTCTTTAAGCAGCCAAATAGTTAATTGAATAGGAGGAAGCTGCCTTCACTTCCTCAGGAAACTTGCAAAGGAAATTGAGGGGTTTCGGAGAAGCTGGCTTCCAACAGGCCTAGAATAGTCAGGCttaaaaagaggggagagatagaggggaagagaagagttTGTGGCCGTGGCTGACTCCAGAGACTGGATCCGTTCCTGAGAGAGGTGTTCTAGGCTCTGTGGGACTGCTCCTGTCCCATCAGAGAGGTACTGAGCCTTTTGGACCGGTTCTACTCAGGGGTGAAGATGGTTTCTCTCCTGGCTTGTCTTGGGCTAGTGTTCTACTGCTGCTCTTTGTCCTCTGGTCAGAAACTCTCTCCTACAGGGAAGAATGTCTGTAAGAACCCAAGgtacttttattttactgggttttttttttttttttaattttctttctcagttgAATTCCCTCTGTTCAAGTGAATTCAAATTTCTTTATTCCCTGTACATTTCTCTATTCATTCTAATACTTCTctgca
This window encodes:
- the rilp gene encoding RILP-like protein 1; translation: MDGEITVEPRQNIKKADCFEKTFSALTVDDVYEIAKLIGSEVEKLIDGYGKGSVEGLVPKIVKVLELLESFAARNHAHMSREEELLKAFETLQVQQQKKRGLKDSGDNSNNTELRDLQQKEQKWRNKLEEVQTQMLKLQEENQALQSQLQCSHSKEDHTHRQEREVMLKLKEVVDKQRDELRAKVQEISSMSKEVEALQEQLDRFMKMNGELRHKHSVAQAQVKSAVERRADLEADLCEKQKEIDRLTAQLEKANVASETSSCKPGIDLTNKMVIDLNDPNRPCFTKQEVRDMLFERNELKANLFLVQEELAYYQREILNDERCPGFLLEAVRSAIKKQRTVIKAKMLGIPEDECSSDEEKGPLFERGKADNNTSSTDCMDSKPPESRIQTLFGFLTRSGSGRSPSHQNAGWEILNTDEMEPEAETEPRQSPQHRLSHDQDK